A segment of the Robbsia sp. KACC 23696 genome:
AACGTCATCGCTTCCTGCGCCGGGAACTTGTGCGCCAGCGCGAAGCGCGGGGCACGCGAGACGAATCCCAATGCGGCCCGTTGCGCCGCATCGTTGACCTTGTAGACGACGCCATCGATATCGTACGGCAGCGCATCGCGCCGGACACCGATATCGCGATAGAAGGCGAGCAATCCCTCCGCGCCCTGCACCACCGCGCGCTCCTTGCATACCGGCAGGCCGAGCGCCTGGTACCAGTCCATCAGCGCATCGTGCGTTGCCGGCATCGACACCCCTTCGAGCGCGCCGATACCGTAAGCGAAGAACGACAAGGGGCGCTTCGCGGTGATTTTCGAGTCGAGTTGCCGCAGGCTGCCGGCCGCGGCGTTGCGCGGATTGGCAAAGGTTTTCTCGTCGGCTGCGCGCTGACGCTCGTTCAGGCGATCGAAATCGCGCTTGTACATCAGCACTTCGCCACGCACTTCCAGCACCGCCGGCATCGGCACACCCTTCACCGCTTTGAGCTGCAACGGAATCGTACGAATCGTGCGGATATTGTCGGTGACGTCTTCCCCGGTGGCGCCGTCACCGCGTGTCGCGCCGCGGACGAACTGCCCGTTCTCGTAGCGCAACGACATGGCCAGCCCGTCGAACTTCAGCTCGCAGGCATAGGCGATCGCATCGCGCCCTTCCGCCGGCGCGACCGCGTCCGGATCCGGCGGCGCGGCCGCTTCGTCGATCGGCGCACCGGCCGCCAATTTGGCCAGGCCTTCCGCACAGCGTCGATCGAACGCAGCCACTTCCTCGTCGTCGAACGCGTTGTTCAGCGACAGCATCGGTACCGTATGAGTGACCGTCGCGAAGGCCGTCAATGCTTCGCCACCGACTCGCTGCGTCGGAGAATCCGGCGTGACGAGATCCGGATGCGCGGCCTCGATCGCCTGCAGATCGCTGAACAGGCGATCGTACTCGCTGTCCGGGACCTCGGGATCGTCCTCGACGTAATAGGCGTAGTTCAGTCGCGCCAATTCCATGCGCAATGCGCCGACCCGCAGCGCGGGATCAGCGCTGTCGAGATCGGCAGGTGCGGGGCGGCCGGCGCGCGTGGGCGCCTTGGAAGCAGGATGGCTCATCGATAGTTCAACATACACCGTGACGAATGGCAGGCGACATGACGCGTCTGCGCAACCGTCGTGCCACCAAGCCGATCACGCGATCAGGAGGAAAACAAACGTCGTGTGGCGGTCGAACCGGCAGGCAACCCTGCTTTTTCGAGACGCGCGTACAAGGTCATCAGGCGGTCGTCGATGGCCTGCATCGACGCGTCCGGCAGTACCCGACGCTGATCGTCGACGACGCGCGCGCCAATGCGTTGCGCCAGCGAGCGCGCGTAGTCGCACATCAGGCGCCACGGCAGGATGTCTTCATCCGCGACCGGCACATCGAGCAGCAGCGTGATCATCTGACCGCCCTTGTACGTCAGATCGTCGCGCAGGAAATTCATGTTCTCGAAGGTCATCGTGAACACCGGATTCTGCTGCGCGTCGAGCTTCACGAAGCGCGTGCCGTCGCGCGACAGCAGCAAGCCGTCCTGCGACGCCACCGCCTGCACATAACTGCCCGACCAGGGCGCGCCATCGGTCAACACATTGACCGACAGTTGCGCATCGCATTGGGCGGCGAAACCATCCAACTCGCGCGCCATCTGCACGACGGCGCCCATGTCCGGAAAGTCCGCCGAGGCGTCGAGCGCATCGGCAAGCTGATGCACGCTGCCGACGAATTCGCTGAATTCCAATTCGTTCAGCGGCCCCGAACGGTTTGCAAGCTGCACCGCGACCCGCAGGCTCTCGTAGCGCGTGCCCGGACGCAGCGTGCCCCACTGCCCGTCGGTGTCGCAGCCTTCGACAAACACGGGCTTGCTGCCGGCGCGACGCAAACGCACGGCGAACGGGATCACGCGGTCGCCGGTCACCGGCTCGCCCAAGCTCAACGGCACGATGCAGTCCAGACGCGAATCGACCACCACCGGCGGCAGATTCGATACCGTCGTGCCAGCGCGGCCCTGACCGGGCAAGGCGCCGGGCGCCGATGCGCCGTCGCCCGGATGCGCCGAAGCCGTCGCATCGGTGGCAGCCGTGGCCCCAGTCGCCGCAGCGACCGGCGCGGCGGTGCCGAACACGGCCGCGCTTTCGATATTCGCGCCGTCCGCGCCGACGGCCGCCTCGTACCCCTCAACGCCCTCGACCAGCTGCGCCTCTCGATCGGCGTGCGCAGCGCCGTCGGCGTCGGCTGCGTTCGACTGCGCCGCCGGGCCGAAAGTCGGCTCGCGACGCTCGCGTTCCGCCGCGGCCTCGCGAGCCTGCTGCTTCGCCACCTCGCTCCCCGCGGCCGGCGGCGCCGCGGTGCCGGGCGCCGTGCCGCGTGCATCGCCCCACACCGGGGCCTCGGCGCCCGCCGAAGCCGCGGCGCGCGTGCCCGCCTCGCCGCTCTGCTCACGACGGCTCACGCGATCCGGCGCGATAAAGGGCGCCTCGTCACCGTCAGGCAGGCCCGAGGCGCCGCCACCGTCAACCGGCGCGTCATCCATCGTGCGCGGCAGGCGACGGCGTACCCGCTTTCCCTGAACGCCGTTATATACAACGACCGCGACGACGATAATGACGCCCGCGACGATCAATCCGAGTTGCAACTGGTTCATGCATGCTCCATCCCATGCCCCGCGACCGGCGAAGCCGGCCACAATCTGGTCTTATTGTCTATTCTCGACGAAACCTGCCGCCGATTCCATATCCACGGCCACGATGCGCGACACGCCCTGTTCCTGCATCGTCACGCCAATCAATTGCTGCGCCATTTCCATCGCGATCTTATTGTGCGAGATGAACAGGAACTGCGTCTTCGCCGACATCGCCCGTACCAGGTTCGCATAACGCTCGGTATTGGCGTCGTCCAACGGCGCATCGACCTCGTCCAGCAAGCAGAACGGCGCCGGATTCAACTGGAACATCGCAAACACCAAGGCCGTGGCCGTCAACGCCTTCTCGCCACCGGACAACAGATGAATCGTCGAATTCTTCTTGCCGGGCGGCTGCGCCATCACCTGGACGCCGGAGTCGAGAATCTCGTCGCCGGTCATCTGCAGTCTCGCCTGACCGCCACCGAACAGACGCGGGAACATCTCGCTGAAATGGCGGTTGACCTCGTCGAACGTCGATTGCAGCAATTGCCGCGTTTCCTGGTCGATCTTGCGGATCGCATCTTCCAGCGTTTCGATCGCCGAGGTTAGATCGGCCGACTGCGAATCGAGGAAGGTCTTGCGCTCGCGCGCGACGCTCAACTCCTCCAGCGCCGCCATATTCACCGCACCGAGGGCCTGAATCGCGTTATTGATTCGCGTCACCTCGCCTTGCAGCCAGGACGGTTTCAGATCCGGCGTCAAACGCGCACGCAGCACCTCGATATCGAGCTGCGCGCCCTGCAATTGCTCGCCGAATTGCTCGGCGCTCAAACGCGCCGCCTGCTCCTTCAACTGGCATTCGGTGATCCGCTCACGCAGCGGCTGCAAGGAACGCTCCGTCGTCAAGCGTTGCTCGTCGGCGCCGCGCAGGCGACCGGTCAGGTCGTCCAGCTCGGTGCGTGCCGACGCCAGCGCCTGCTCGCGGCCGGTACGGACTTCCAGCGCTTCCTGCAGACCGGTGTCCTGCGTTTTGTCCTCGATGCCCGCCAGCTCGATGCGTGCATCCTCCAGCTCGGCGTCGATGCGCTCCAACTGCTCGCCGCAGACGTCGATCGAGCGACGCAATTCGTCGATCCGGGCGCGCAGATTGCGCTCTTCGAAGCCGGCGTCCTGAGCGGCGCGCTCCAACTCGCGCAAGGCCCGGCGTGCATCGTCGAGTTCGCGCTGCAGACGTTCGAAGGCCGCTTGCTGGTCCTCGAACGCCGCCTGGCTTTCCGCCAGCGTTTGATCGTGCTGTTCGAAAGCCGCTTCGGCCGTCTCGCAAATCGCGCGCTGCTCGTCGATCTGAGCCGCGATTTCGTCCAGCTCGTCGCTAATCTGCGTGTGCCGCGACGTGAAGCGTTCGTGCGCCTGGTTCAGCTTCAGCGCCGTCAACTGCAAGGCGTGCGCATCGCGCGTCGCGTTATCCGCCTGACGACGCAAGTCCGCTTCGCGACTAACCGCCTCCGTATGGGCCGCCTCGGCGCGTCCGGCAAGGACCTTCGCGTCGTCGGCCAGCAGCGTCTGCGCGCGCACTTCGCGCGACAGATTCTCGATTTCCTGCGCCCGCGCCAACATGCCGGCGCTCTCCGAATCGGCTGCATACAAGGCGATGCCGACGCGGCTGACCTGATGCCCCTCCGGCACCACCAGGCAGGCGCCGTCCGGCAGCGCCGCGCGGCTGGCCAGCGCGGCGGCCAGATCGTCGGCGGCAAATGCATGCGCCAGCCAGTCCGATACCACCGCGCGCAGCCCCGGATCGTCAATGCGAATCAGCCCTGATAGCGGACGCAAGCCTTCCACGACCGGAATCGGGCGACCGGCGGCGGGCGGCGAGTAGAAGGCCAGCTTGGCCGGCGGCGCATCGGAGGCAAAGCCCTTGACCCAATCGAGATTCGAGATCTCGAGCGCGGCCAAGCGCTCGCGCAGTACCGACTCCACGGCCGTTTCCCAGCCGCGCTCCACATTCAGGCGCTTCCACAGCCGCGGCAGGTCCTGCAACTCGTGCTTCTGCAGCCAGGGCTGTACCTGCCCCTCGGTCTGCACGCTCTGCTGCAAGGCCTTCAAAGCGCTCAATCGCGCATCGAGCTTTGCAATCTTTCCGGTTTCGTCGCGTAACCGTCGTTCCGCTTCGCGGCGTGCCGCATCCCGCGTCGGCACCGCTTGCTGCGCGTCGGCCAAGGCCGCCGTCGCCTCGTCGCGAATCGCCTCTTGCTCGGCTAGCGCCACGCGCGCTTCTTCGAGCGCCGCGTCGTCCGGCACATCGAGGCCGTTCGCCTCGTTGCGCAAGCGCTCGCGCCGCGTATCGAGCTGCTGCAACTGCTGCTCGGCATTGCGCCGCTGCGCCGCCTCCAGCTTCAGTGCCTGTTCGGATGCCGCGATCGTCGCGCGCGCCTGCGTCAGCCGCGTCTGCGCATCGCGCCAGCGTTGCTCCAGGTCCGGCAAGGCATCGCCAGCCATCACCGCCGCCGCGGCCGCTTCCTCGTTGCGGGCACCGGCATCGGCCAAGGCGGCATCGGCGGCATCGGCGTCGGCGCGGGCGTTCTGCGCCTGCGTCTGCCATTGCTGCCGCTGC
Coding sequences within it:
- the ligA gene encoding NAD-dependent DNA ligase LigA; its protein translation is MSHPASKAPTRAGRPAPADLDSADPALRVGALRMELARLNYAYYVEDDPEVPDSEYDRLFSDLQAIEAAHPDLVTPDSPTQRVGGEALTAFATVTHTVPMLSLNNAFDDEEVAAFDRRCAEGLAKLAAGAPIDEAAAPPDPDAVAPAEGRDAIAYACELKFDGLAMSLRYENGQFVRGATRGDGATGEDVTDNIRTIRTIPLQLKAVKGVPMPAVLEVRGEVLMYKRDFDRLNERQRAADEKTFANPRNAAAGSLRQLDSKITAKRPLSFFAYGIGALEGVSMPATHDALMDWYQALGLPVCKERAVVQGAEGLLAFYRDIGVRRDALPYDIDGVVYKVNDAAQRAALGFVSRAPRFALAHKFPAQEAMTLLLGIDVQVGRTGAITPVARLEPVSVSGVTVTNATLHNEDEITRKDILIGDTVIVRRAGDVIPEVVGAVQARRPADARAFVMPTACPVCGSAIERLPDEAVARCTGGLFCPAQRKQALWHFAQRRALDIDGLGDKIIDQLVEQQLVRTPADLFKLGFGTLAALDRFADKSAQNLLDSLEKARHTTLPRFIFALGIRQVGESTAKALAQHFGNMDAIIAADLDALLAVRDIGPIVAESILTFFAQPHNVEVIEQLRASGVEWAEGEGLAQSQVSLPLSGKTVVLTGTLPTLSRDDAKARLEAAGAKVAGSVSSKTSFVVAGSDAGSKLAKAESLGVEVIDEAAMLARLAELGA
- a CDS encoding cell division protein ZipA C-terminal FtsZ-binding domain-containing protein — its product is MNQLQLGLIVAGVIIVVAVVVYNGVQGKRVRRRLPRTMDDAPVDGGGASGLPDGDEAPFIAPDRVSRREQSGEAGTRAAASAGAEAPVWGDARGTAPGTAAPPAAGSEVAKQQAREAAAERERREPTFGPAAQSNAADADGAAHADREAQLVEGVEGYEAAVGADGANIESAAVFGTAAPVAAATGATAATDATASAHPGDGASAPGALPGQGRAGTTVSNLPPVVVDSRLDCIVPLSLGEPVTGDRVIPFAVRLRRAGSKPVFVEGCDTDGQWGTLRPGTRYESLRVAVQLANRSGPLNELEFSEFVGSVHQLADALDASADFPDMGAVVQMARELDGFAAQCDAQLSVNVLTDGAPWSGSYVQAVASQDGLLLSRDGTRFVKLDAQQNPVFTMTFENMNFLRDDLTYKGGQMITLLLDVPVADEDILPWRLMCDYARSLAQRIGARVVDDQRRVLPDASMQAIDDRLMTLYARLEKAGLPAGSTATRRLFSS
- the smc gene encoding chromosome segregation protein SMC; this encodes MRLTSIKLAGFKSFVDPTHFQVPGQLVGVVGPNGCGKSNIIDAVRWVLGESRASELRGESMQDVIFNGSTNRKPGSRASVELVFDNSAHRAGGQWGQYAEISVKRVLTRDGTSSYYINNLPARRRDIQDIFLGTGLGPRAYAIIGQGMISRIIEAKPEELRVFLEEAAGVSKYKERRRETENRLQDTRENLIRVEDIVRELDANLEKLEAQAAVAEHFRGLQQEGEEKQRLLWLLRQTEAEAERRRHQNQMEAAQNEVEAQTAKLREVELDLETLRVAHYSASDTVQAAQAQLYEANAEVSKIEAEIRFIIDARNRVTAQINTLESQRQQWQTQAQNARADADAADAALADAGARNEEAAAAAVMAGDALPDLEQRWRDAQTRLTQARATIAASEQALKLEAAQRRNAEQQLQQLDTRRERLRNEANGLDVPDDAALEEARVALAEQEAIRDEATAALADAQQAVPTRDAARREAERRLRDETGKIAKLDARLSALKALQQSVQTEGQVQPWLQKHELQDLPRLWKRLNVERGWETAVESVLRERLAALEISNLDWVKGFASDAPPAKLAFYSPPAAGRPIPVVEGLRPLSGLIRIDDPGLRAVVSDWLAHAFAADDLAAALASRAALPDGACLVVPEGHQVSRVGIALYAADSESAGMLARAQEIENLSREVRAQTLLADDAKVLAGRAEAAHTEAVSREADLRRQADNATRDAHALQLTALKLNQAHERFTSRHTQISDELDEIAAQIDEQRAICETAEAAFEQHDQTLAESQAAFEDQQAAFERLQRELDDARRALRELERAAQDAGFEERNLRARIDELRRSIDVCGEQLERIDAELEDARIELAGIEDKTQDTGLQEALEVRTGREQALASARTELDDLTGRLRGADEQRLTTERSLQPLRERITECQLKEQAARLSAEQFGEQLQGAQLDIEVLRARLTPDLKPSWLQGEVTRINNAIQALGAVNMAALEELSVARERKTFLDSQSADLTSAIETLEDAIRKIDQETRQLLQSTFDEVNRHFSEMFPRLFGGGQARLQMTGDEILDSGVQVMAQPPGKKNSTIHLLSGGEKALTATALVFAMFQLNPAPFCLLDEVDAPLDDANTERYANLVRAMSAKTQFLFISHNKIAMEMAQQLIGVTMQEQGVSRIVAVDMESAAGFVENRQ